The Silene latifolia isolate original U9 population chromosome Y, ASM4854445v1, whole genome shotgun sequence sequence AAGTGAAAAAGCAACAAAAATAAGACGGTCAAAAAAATCAGAAATTTATGATGAAAAATATTTAGAATACAAAAGAATTAAGACGTGTTATGTTAAGAAAGCATTTATTGGTGGGATGATTGATAATTTGAGATCATCATTGATTATTTATAGTAGTTGTTAACAATGGGTTTAAGGTGCAGTTGTATGTAAATTGGCAAGAGTTTAGGATAGAGTTCAAATtggtttttagtttttttttttagtttaggatttcgtattaattaatttataGCTCAATATCTTATTTCAATAATTATTAATTAGATATTACTCCGTATCTCTAATTTAATTGGTTGAAAGTCGTTCAGGAAACTTGAACTCTCTATAAACGCTCGAAAAAAGTtttctttaataatatagatagatagatagatatatttttttttttgacaacgataAACTTTTATAAATAAAACAAGTCCGTAGAATACATTTAAAGTACAAACAAAGGGGTATTAGCAACCCCAAAACTACCTGAAAACCACGTAACCGATGAAATTGAACAAGTACTCGCAACCGAAGAAAAAAGACGACTTTTCTTGAACGGCGGATGGTAATGGGCATCAAACTCAATGAAATGAACATCCTTCCGCTTCATCCTCATAGTAGTAGAAGCATTGCGGGTGGACCTGCAGAAAGAGGCTGAAAACCCGGCAGAGGTCAAATACCTTGTCTTCGAACTTGCCAAAACAATCTCCTTTCGGCATTTGGAGCGGCAATCCACAATGCGTCCCTTCTTGCTAATCGAAGAATCCCTGCATCTCTCCTTGCTAAGTGAAAAACCCCTGATAGCTGCAAACTTAAACTGGACCAACGAAAACTTAGTAGCATAGGGAGACAACGAATTAAGGCGTGTCTTCTTATCGACTTTTAAAATGGCCTCCTCCTGAACCAACTCAACAGTCCGTTCAACATCAACATGGTTTAAAAAAATCTCCGGTGTAGGAGAACTAGTGGGAACTTCTGCTGTCCCATAAATTTCATCATGGGAGTTCCGTCGGATGGTTTTTGAGGTGAGGGTGCGGACCCTCATAAAAGACATGGACCTTGGGTGATAGAAACCCAAATTGTTGCCGTGTAGCAAATTATCGTAATCTTGAGATGATATATTTAGTGCATTCTGAGGTCGCTTCTTATTGGTAAAGAGGAGTTGCGGTGATTTTGAGTGAATTGAGGAGGACTGACTGGCTGACCTCTGAATCCTTCACGGTTTCATGAGGCACCCTGCTACTCTCGGAATCCTTAGGTGCCGCTGGTGAGGTAATGGGAACACAATCAGAAGCCAACGCTGGTGCACTACCAGAACCCAACTGTGATGATGCACAGCTAGCCTCGTCCATAATCTCCACCATATCTTCCTCTTTACGGTAGAGAGGATAACTAACTTCTTGACTTTGGGGAGGAAACACCAACATTTTCCCTGCGCGAACATCATTTGCATTCAACGAATCAACAATAACACGCTTACCATTTTTGTTAACAGCTAGAGACTGTCTGACATCCTCCAGCTCTTGAATAATATCTTTATTATGAGGTTCAGTCAAGCTTGCCTTTTCCAAAGTTGTATGAGCCTCCGAAAACCGGTTCAACTTTTTAAGGGCTATTGCCTTGCGAAACAGAGCTTTAGCATTACGAGGAAAGAAATTTAAGACCATAGAACAGTAGATTAACGCTTCCTCAAAACCCATGAGCTTATTAGCAAACGTTGCTAAATTTAAACACAAAGAAACAGCGAGTGATATGATTGAGTTTAAATCAAGATCAATTTTATCTTTAAGAGACAAACAGAGCAAACGGCACGCGGCATCGTAACAGCCACCTGCCTGACCAAACTGCTGTTGTCGAAAAAGATTGTTACCGAAATCTTTAAGGGCTTGAACTTGAGAAACAGGGGAATCTAATTGGGTAGAAATTTTCAGAAAATCAGCTTCCTCGGCTGACAACTTATCGCAACCGAAAAATAAAGCAAAGTAGTTAAGAAATTCAGCGCCGGAAAGGGAAGAAAAGGTTGGTAAGGGCGTCATAGTTTGTGAAAAAAAGTAAACTCAGGAAACCAAACACGAAACTAAAGCAAACCAGATGAAAACCAAAGAGAGAGGGAACTAAAACATGAAGTAAGTAACAAGAATCTCAGAACAATTGATCATTACCAAATCAATCACCAATAACTTATCCAACTCATAATTGAGTGCTAAATAATTCACTCCCACATTAGCTAATTGTACAACCCAATTTTAGTACTATCATACATGCCAGCTGCCAATCAATTACCTTAATCACATAATCCAACCCGTCTCAGAAACAATACAATTAAATTATGCGAAGTATTAGCTATAAGTAATACATAGGCTCTGTTTGGTAGcgcatttcaggtaccttttttcATCGAAGTAGTTTTTTTGACAaaaatttcaggtagcttattttctTGAAcgtgtttggcaagtagcattTTATATCAAAAAAGGTACCTAAAATAAAATGCTACCTAGGGTAGCATTtgggatttcaggtacctgattatattttgtttaccttttttaccCTTCAACTTTTTATATATTactctaatattattattttatatattataaTACCAAATAAACCCAATTAAAGAGTTTCTTCCTTAAATGAAAAGCGTTCGTGATAATATCAATACTTTAATTCAGGgtgcaatttaattaactatttttATGTATGGTTTAATATAAAACTTACTTCGTATCCATAAAATACATTTTTTTGTTGATAtactatttgatttttttttacgttatcgtgatattttaattattgtttagtCATTTGAAACATGTTGAAGACTTCGCAATTATAGTGAAAAAAATTACATTTTCTTCGAATTACTAACAATGCCAACGACAAtaacacaacaataataataaaaacataaatgataacaataataagccatgtccttttacgtcatttgaccaaatatcagctaccttttcagctagtcttCCAAACAGTTTTAATAAAAAACAGGTACCTTTTCAGGTcgtaattttcagctaccttttaaGTTATCTTTTCGGAGTTTGATTACTTTTCGGGTTTCAGGtagcttttcaggtttcaggtagcttttcagctagttttACCAAACGGAGCCATAGTAATCCAACCCAAATAAAATTTCGGTACACATAAAGTAGTAACAAATTAATAACAATTAGCATGTTATTCACACAAcctcgaacaataataataatattaggatcggtagaaacGTGTTACCTCAAATATGATCCAAAGACGAGCAATAATGGATCATCACAATTTAAAAGTGCAAACACAAGGCTCGACGAAAGACGCTACCGATAAGGGAATGAATGGTAATGGCTCAAACGTCCATACAACATGAAGATAGAAATATagatgttgaagatgatgaacaCGTATAAATAAATAGGATGAGTTTGTATCAAAAATTTAAGTGGATTGAAGGTCGAGGAATGGGTCAGCCGCATGAGAAAATAAGAAGTAAAGTTCAAGACAATTAACAAGGCACTACATAAACCTAGTTTTATACTTATACGGTCTCTTTAGGAATTTAGGAAAAAGGAAAGCTTGGAAGAAAATATCTTCCCATAAAAATTATTAAAAGATTTGTTTTCCAACTTTTAACAGGAGTCACGTTTCTATATTTATTATGAAACTCATAAAAATatgaattattaaataaaattcatAGGAATTAAAATATTCGggttattacaatcttcccctcttaaaaagaacttcgtccccgtagttcgaatttgaaaaaaaaaaacaaattgaaaaTTTGAGTGGTATTATAACTTCCCCGATATTATATTGCATGTCTCTTTGCAATTCAATAAGAAATTTCAGTTCTAATCAAAAATCTGCTATAAATTCTCATTCTgttattaaattaatattatagtagAGTATTTATTGGACGGAACAAGTCTAAGTATGATTTCAGTTCGGGTGGACTAGTATGTGACTTAGAATCTTTCATATTGTTTGGACTGGAGGGCTAATAACGAGGCTAGGCTTTTGATTCGGACTTAAGCTAGAAAATGCtgctccctcctattcatttattttgtcccccttctattttgcacaagaattaagaaaatgattttggaccacacaaaacactctattccactctaccccacatgtaattaaatttggaccacacaaaagttaccaaaaaaggaaagagggacaaaaatccgactagcttcgataaggaaagagggacaaaatgaatgaataggagggagtatattgttACAATGTCGAAGCGACAACGCTGTTCAGTATTCTTAGATTCATTCTGGTGTTTAAGAAATCCATTATTGTAGTAAAATGTGGTCAAATTCTTATTTTATTCCGTTAAGAGATGTGGTTTAAGGAGATAAATTCAAGTAAAGAGTGCATAATAGAGGAAACAATTCTTAATGTGACAAATGCTTTACTAGGTGTTCACAGAAAAATGAAAGGAAAACATGAGTGTAATAACAATACTCATCAATAATATGTTTTACTACTCACTAAGTGACATCAAGTATTCTTAGATGGGCATATCCTGCGGTTATGACCAATTTATTGGCATGTTGAGCACACTTGTTTGCCACTTTTAGGGACCCTATACTTAAGTCGCTTTTGCAGAACATCACCATATGCTCTCTTACTCTTGTTTGGAGGTCTCCCACACTTTATCCTAGGATCACTTGGTAAAATCGAGCCTTCTTCGACCGTCTCCGATAGCGCTTGTCAATTAAGTGGCTCCAAAGAAAATGAGTATAAAGCCTCGTAAGTCTCCTTAGTGTACCAAAATGCAACATAGCTCTCCAGATCTTGGTTAATAGCACATATGGCTGAGGTAGCATGCTCACATAGAACTCCATTCAAATCCCAATATTTACATGCACATACCTTTTGATCAAGTGTGACTGTGTACGACAATGCACTATTATGGGTGTGTTGCACCTCATACACATTTGTAGTAGCTTCTATTGGTACCCATTTTTTCATACCTTGCCTAAAGTCATTCAACTTTGCTTGAATTattgaagtaattttgttacacTTCGCAGCTTCTGCCCTCTTTTCCACCATCCTAGACATCACTTGCCTTCTAATTTCTACAAGCATAGATAAAATTGGTTTCTCTCTAACTTCAATAATCCACGAGTTGAATGTTTTAGCCATGTTATTGCAAGTAACGTCAGTACATGCCCAAGTTTTATAAAAACATCTGCAAAATTTAGTCACATCCCATGCACACATCTCAGTATAAGCACGCTCACTTTGTTGCCTTAGCTGCTCCATAACATCATTAAACTCTTTTTCAGTATAGGCCTTCATTGCCTTCCAGTAAAGCGTATGTAACGGAACTCGTTTCATGACTTTAATCCAATTTGTAAATATGTGTCTAGCACATAATCTATGCTCTGCTTCTGGTAGCATTTCTGCTATTACGACCATTAAACTCTACATAAAATTTAATCAAAATTTTAATCAAAATGTTGATCCAATAGTGCAACCATAAAAATTGAGGTAAATGTAGTAATTAAAAACATGAACTAAACCTATACCTTTTGTTGATCGGATAATAGAGTCCAGCCATTCCCATTTTCTATTTCCAAATCTTGAATTAGATGTCAAAGAAACCAAGACCAACATTCTTTCGACTCTATTTCCACCACTGCCCATGCTATGGGAAACTTTTGATTATTAGTATCTCTTGCTACTGCACATAGGATCTCGCTTTTATAATAGCCTTTCAAAAATGTACCATCTAGGCCAAGGACCCTCCTACATCCATGTAGGAAATTTTGTCTGATTGCGGCAAAGTTTATGTAAATCATATGAAATTGAGGTATGCAACCTAGAATGCAAGATTTCATTGATAAAAATACGCTAGTCCCCACATTAGACCTCTTCAGCTCAGACATGTAGGCGTAAATGAGTCATATTGTCTTCCCACTACCTTACCACACGCAGACAATGCATTTTTTTTCGCTCTCCCTGTAACACCCCGCGCCTTTCTTATAtcttaaataaacttttaagtaatttttattaaataattattatttaaaacttatttttatataatatcgCCGTAGTCGCATAACGGAGATAATAGTATAGGTTCTAATAGAAATATTCTCCGTCTTGAATTATAGTAGGTTTGAGACGGAAATTCTAGTAGAAACCGACtcattttgaattattgggcttatcatgactcatgggcctttttcttctcttttctctacacaaaaccccaactaaaccctcacaacttcatctcccttacttctaatttctgaaatttcccaacaaacatatcaccattgttgaaccatCTCTTcttaaccctaaaatcaccatatctcactcaattcttcaccaatcttgttccttttcgcgccattctcttccttttctcatttcccttctttctaagtaagaaagtcaccATCTTCTCTCTTATTTCAGAATTTTCATCTTACAAGAACATGggttcttgacttaatatcttgatttttgtgtttaggggagaatttggacaacccggaggaggatatcTACATCATTGACGACTCAATAGatgattgaagtgcaaaaaggtaacggtgatgggttactcgacttttatgttaaaattgtgtgaattatgtagtattagactcatatgaatgttaaaattggtgtctttcatgctttgtggtgatttggtgttgagtagaaTACTTTAtgataattctcacatgtttaagTAGTAATTTCATGCCTTGTTATAATATGATGAAATATGAGATTATCTTAAAGGAATTCtctcataattacatgattaagCCATACTTTAACGATTTATGATCAACCCCATATGTTAATGACATCTCAAATATGGTAATTTTTCAtgtattcatcatattagagaAGTATAAGATGATTGAAATTAAGATAgttgaatttggaagactttagatggTTGTTTGATGGATTTTCGTGTACTGTATGTCCCTGcaggtgggccggcagccggcctacccaaccggcagtgAGACCTTGCATTTCTGAGTTGAAAAAATTGGGAATTTAGCCTTTGTAtgtctctgccggtgggccggcagccggtccaccaaccggcATAGAGTCCCTTGTGTTTTGCAAAGTTCACATGTTAGAGTGCatgtccctgccggtgggccggcagccggcctacccaaccggcagcgagtacatggaattttggtgtcttttataataaggtgtattccctgccggtgggccggcagccggtcaaccggaagagaatacacaatgtgaaatgttgaaCTTAATTTACTATAGcaggtgttccctgccggtgggccggcagccggccacccggcagagaatacacattgaGTATTAATGACCTTGTGTACCTTTACttgtattccctgccggtgggccggcaacCGGCAGAAAATACACTTTCATATATTTTGACCTTGTTTCACCTTAGCAtgtatcctctgccggtgggctgGCAGCCGGTGCTCACACCGGCAGAGAGCACCTGATGTTTATTATACTCTTATActtatacatgcttcacatgaattgtttacgttatgtttgtgcaatcactgttactcgtatttgtgatccAAGTGTGACGATTTACATTATGTGATGACTTGACATTCCTTAATTACTCTTTCGGACCATTGGTTACGGTtaggtgccatgtttccggattgggctaTTTTTTCTTCCGCCTCTTcagaccgggggtcacggttaggtgacaaggttccgatttggggttactcgactttcgggcacggttaggtgtaccatgtttcgagtcttggatgcggatgggtcaccgcatgtcgaatcgtgtgtcgtccatcccgagagtctgaccaggtttagactaggaccgtattatgatcgtcgtccttccaggaggttggagtctatgTTGGGAGTCTTGTTTGTCCATACTTTGTaaattgtcttacatttgagtcgagtcaatatgtgaccgtttgacctaattattcttctctcatttgtgcataactactcttatttcattttgtatactaatcatgattctcttgttaccgtaagtatttattcttatgcttatttgtttaattaaattcctaattacttgtattttgacatattgtggctaggagaaccctgagttactccccactgactgtggttttcatatttattatgaatgacaggttggtgatgaagcttaagtggggaagaccgtgtgagctagcgagttcttaccttggaccttatttaACTATCACtgtaatagactcacctacttttagactcatgttcattcgtgggatatcttttccccaaaaaatagacttgtgttgtaaacttaaacttaactatctaaAATTATTTATCGtattggtgatacctcgcgttggacttcattagaagccttaaaagttttaaaaatctcgtgtttccgctaCGATTTACTAGTCATATTTAGTTACCttaacgaggggtgtcacagttggcatcagagcatatattgctcccgacgcacacacgtgtaccccaacttaaaatttcaacttgacctcgaataatgaatgagagatgggtagaattaaggacctaagttggtagcctttttgtgtatgttttgtgataggttctaacttgttttctcttGTGCGAAAAGATGGTATGACCAACCaatgtggaaaatgctatcatgcaagccctcactcaagtgcttgctaatcaacaaaatgctcaacccaCTCCCCCTCCTCATGAAGCCAACCGTCAAGGaagctatgcttggattgcaagtcaactagcaaggaacaaagctaggacctatggtggtgaagtggatcccgttgcccTCTCGAaatggtttcgtgatatggagaagaatttttctctctttgatgcccgtgaggaggacaaggtgaggttagcctctcactttcttgtgaaggaagccgataggtggtggactctAACCGGTCCTACCgttactcaagaccccaactttgattggagccGCTTAAAGTCACTTGTGGAGACCCGCTTCTACACTAAGGAGATCAAGCAACAAAGGTTGAAGGAGTTCATGGgcttcaagcaagggaagctatcaattaaaacctacaccgacaagtttaatgaacttgctcattatgcctccaagttagtgaaagatgaagaggatcgtgtctacttctacaagaacaagtttaATCCTAAAGTGGAAAGCATGGTAAGAAGAAACTCAACTACCTTTGCGGAAGTCTATGATGATgccatttgggccgaaagctctttgaaggccttTGAAGAATAAGCCAagccccactcctcttctcat is a genomic window containing:
- the LOC141630379 gene encoding uncharacterized protein LOC141630379; the protein is MLPEAEHRLCARHIFTNWIKVMKRVPLHTLYWKAMKAYTEKEFNDVMEQLRQQSERAYTEMCAWDVTKFCRCFYKTWACTDVTCNNMAKTFNSWIIEVREKPILSMLVEIRRQVMSRMVEKRAEAAKCNKITSIIQAKLNDFRQGMKKWVPIEATTNVYEVQHTHNSALSYTVTLDQKVCACKYWDLNGVLCEHATSAICAINQDLESYVAFWYTKETYEALYSFSLEPLN